One window from the genome of Actinoplanes teichomyceticus ATCC 31121 encodes:
- a CDS encoding thioesterase II family protein, producing the protein MPVPWFSAPRPLAAPRLRLVCFPYAGGNAATYRSWAGLLPPGVELVAALLPGRAERLDEPPLVDLDVLLSELVAAAGPLLGPVPLILFGHSLGATVAYEFGRALATEHGCVPAALLVSGAPAPPVRRRRTGRGLSDDDLERILGKRTDLPAGWLTAELKPFVFPALRADLQLLDGYRWRPGPLPGVPVVAFGGDADPDVSAADLRAWQRCTTGPARTHVLAGDHFFIAHQPFRELLAATVGEFAASPIAR; encoded by the coding sequence ATGCCCGTACCTTGGTTCAGCGCGCCGCGCCCGCTCGCGGCCCCACGGTTGCGGCTGGTCTGTTTCCCGTACGCCGGGGGCAACGCCGCCACCTACCGCTCCTGGGCCGGACTCCTGCCGCCCGGGGTGGAGCTGGTCGCCGCGCTGCTGCCCGGCCGCGCCGAGCGCCTCGACGAGCCGCCCCTGGTGGATCTGGACGTGCTGCTGTCCGAGCTGGTGGCGGCGGCCGGCCCGCTGCTCGGCCCGGTCCCGCTGATCCTGTTCGGACACAGCCTCGGCGCGACCGTCGCGTACGAGTTCGGCCGCGCCCTGGCCACCGAGCACGGTTGCGTGCCCGCGGCCCTGCTGGTCTCCGGCGCCCCGGCGCCCCCGGTGCGCCGGCGCCGCACCGGCCGCGGCCTCTCCGACGACGACCTCGAACGGATCCTGGGCAAACGCACCGATCTCCCGGCCGGGTGGCTGACCGCCGAGCTCAAGCCGTTCGTGTTCCCGGCCCTGCGGGCCGACCTGCAGCTGCTCGACGGCTACCGCTGGCGGCCCGGCCCGCTTCCCGGCGTGCCGGTGGTCGCCTTCGGCGGGGATGCCGATCCGGACGTGTCCGCCGCCGATCTGCGGGCGTGGCAGCGGTGCACGACCGGCCCGGCCCGCACCCACGTGCTGGCCGGCGACCATTTCTTCATCGCGCACCAACCGTTCCGCGAGCTTCTCGCCGCCACGGTGGGCGAGTTCGCCGCCAGCCCGATCGCCCGGTGA
- a CDS encoding PLP-dependent aminotransferase family protein, translating to MESSALRKSELHPSISDPVLDTMNFLNEVTLRYPEAISFAPGRPYDGFFQTEEVLAHLRRFLDHLADQGASPAQVRTAVYQYGPTAGQIREIIADSLRRDEGIDVPAESIVVTVGAQEAMMLVVRALIRDPRDVLLVPSPCYVGITGVARLLDVTLGPVPESPDGFSLENVAAAIRAQRAAGRRPRAFYLVPDHANPSGTTLSESDRAGLLHLAAKEDLLILEDTPYRLVSPGEPVRTLKALDRRRSVVHLGSYSKTIFPGARVGFAVADQTVVGDDGRTGLLADELSKIKSMVTVNTSSLSQAVVAGALLAAGGRVSELNAKAAGHYGDAMRRVLDRLADRLPAARRAELGVRWNEPSGGFFLSLTVGFEADDAALTRSAEQFGVIWTPMRYFHPDGGGRRAIRLSVSYLSPEEIDEGITRLVAFIEAETRRHRARPGTLPAGHGAV from the coding sequence GTGGAATCGTCTGCGCTGCGCAAGTCGGAATTGCATCCGAGCATTTCGGACCCGGTTCTGGACACGATGAATTTCCTCAACGAGGTGACCCTGCGCTATCCCGAGGCGATCTCGTTCGCGCCGGGCCGCCCGTACGACGGCTTCTTCCAGACCGAGGAGGTCCTCGCCCACCTGCGCCGCTTTCTCGACCACCTGGCCGACCAGGGCGCCTCGCCCGCGCAGGTGCGCACGGCGGTCTACCAGTACGGCCCGACCGCCGGCCAGATCCGCGAGATCATCGCCGACTCGCTGCGCCGGGACGAGGGGATCGACGTGCCGGCCGAGTCCATCGTGGTCACCGTCGGCGCGCAGGAGGCGATGATGCTGGTCGTCCGCGCGCTGATCCGTGACCCGCGGGACGTGCTGCTGGTGCCCAGCCCCTGCTACGTGGGCATCACCGGGGTGGCCCGGCTGCTCGACGTGACGCTCGGCCCGGTGCCCGAGTCGCCGGACGGCTTCTCCCTGGAGAACGTGGCGGCGGCGATCCGGGCGCAGCGGGCCGCCGGGCGCCGGCCGCGAGCCTTCTACCTGGTGCCCGACCACGCCAACCCGTCCGGCACCACGCTGTCCGAGTCGGACCGGGCCGGGTTGCTGCACCTGGCCGCGAAGGAGGATCTGCTGATCCTGGAGGACACCCCGTACCGGCTGGTCAGCCCCGGCGAGCCGGTGCGCACGCTGAAGGCGCTGGACCGCCGCCGCTCGGTGGTGCACCTGGGGTCGTACTCAAAAACGATCTTTCCGGGCGCGCGGGTGGGCTTCGCCGTGGCCGACCAGACGGTGGTCGGCGACGACGGCCGGACCGGCCTGCTCGCCGACGAGCTCTCGAAGATCAAGAGCATGGTGACGGTCAACACCTCGTCGCTGAGCCAGGCGGTGGTGGCCGGCGCGCTGCTCGCGGCCGGCGGCCGGGTCTCCGAGCTGAACGCCAAGGCGGCCGGGCACTACGGCGACGCCATGCGCCGGGTGCTCGACCGGCTCGCCGACCGGTTGCCCGCGGCGCGGCGCGCGGAGCTGGGCGTGCGGTGGAACGAACCCAGCGGCGGCTTCTTCCTGAGCCTGACCGTCGGGTTCGAGGCCGACGACGCGGCGCTCACCCGGTCCGCCGAGCAGTTCGGCGTCATCTGGACCCCCATGCGGTACTTCCACCCGGACGGCGGTGGCCGCCGGGCGATCCGGCTGTCGGTCAGCTATCTGTCGCCGGAGGAGATCGACGAGGGGATCACCCGGCTGGTCGCGTTCATCGAGGCCGAGACCCGCCGGCACCGGGCCCGTCCCGGCACCCTCCCGGCGGGGCACGGCGCGGTGTGA
- a CDS encoding alpha-hydroxy acid oxidase, with the protein MTTAVLRLDTVDDFRLRAEATLTAAVRDFVAGGSDSETTLAANRAALDRVTIVPRVLTGGPDPEPGATLAGARSALPLAVAPMAYQRLLHPEGELATARAAAAAGVPFVVSTLSSVPVGELAAAGGEQWFQLYWLNDDRDTMNLVHRAEDAGCRVLMVTVDVPVMGRRLRDIRNEFVLPAEVRAANVASGAMSAAHDRADAGSALIAHTNRAFHPALTWAHLEALRSRTTLPIVVKGILDPADARRAAEIGATGVVISNHGGRQLDGAPASVTMLPAAVAAVPDTCQVFVDSGIRSGTDILRALALGAHGVLIGRPMLWGLAAGGETGAAGVLAVLDAELRAAMRLAGCADVAAARRLTATTGC; encoded by the coding sequence ATGACCACCGCTGTGCTGCGGCTGGACACGGTCGACGATTTCCGGCTGCGCGCCGAGGCGACGCTGACCGCCGCGGTCCGTGACTTCGTGGCCGGCGGCAGCGACTCGGAGACCACCCTGGCGGCCAACCGGGCGGCGCTGGACCGGGTGACGATCGTCCCGCGGGTGCTGACCGGCGGGCCCGACCCGGAACCGGGCGCCACGCTGGCCGGGGCCCGCAGCGCGCTGCCGCTGGCCGTGGCGCCGATGGCGTACCAGCGGCTGTTGCACCCGGAGGGGGAGCTGGCGACGGCGCGCGCCGCGGCGGCCGCCGGTGTCCCCTTCGTGGTCAGCACGCTCAGCAGCGTCCCGGTCGGCGAGCTGGCCGCGGCCGGCGGCGAACAGTGGTTCCAGTTGTACTGGCTCAACGACGACCGCGACACGATGAACCTGGTCCACCGGGCCGAGGACGCCGGCTGCCGGGTGCTGATGGTGACCGTGGACGTTCCGGTGATGGGCCGGCGCCTGCGGGACATCCGCAACGAGTTCGTGCTGCCCGCCGAGGTGCGGGCGGCGAACGTCGCGTCCGGGGCGATGAGCGCGGCGCACGATCGCGCCGACGCCGGCTCCGCCTTGATCGCGCACACCAACCGCGCGTTCCATCCGGCGCTCACCTGGGCGCACCTGGAGGCGCTGCGCTCGCGGACCACCCTGCCGATCGTGGTGAAGGGCATCCTGGACCCCGCGGACGCCCGCCGCGCGGCCGAGATCGGCGCGACCGGCGTGGTGATCTCCAACCACGGCGGCCGCCAGCTCGACGGCGCGCCGGCCAGCGTCACCATGCTGCCCGCCGCCGTCGCGGCCGTCCCGGACACCTGCCAGGTGTTCGTGGACAGCGGCATCCGCAGCGGCACCGACATCCTGCGGGCGCTGGCGCTCGGCGCGCACGGTGTGCTGATCGGGCGGCCGATGCTGTGGGGGCTGGCGGCGGGTGGCGAGACCGGCGCCGCCGGGGTGCTGGCCGTGCTGGACGCCGAGTTGCGCGCGGCGATGCGGCTGGCCGGTTGCGCCGACGTCGCGGCGGCCCGGCGGCTGACCGCCACCACCGGGTGCTGA
- a CDS encoding chorismate mutase, with protein sequence MAPEETITEPRQTPPAESIARMRARIDEIDAAIIALWRERAELSRQVGAVRLAEGGTRLVLSRETEILRRFRAGIGGSDGTQLGLLVLRAGRGRL encoded by the coding sequence ATGGCCCCGGAAGAGACGATCACCGAACCCCGGCAGACGCCTCCTGCCGAGTCCATCGCGCGGATGCGCGCCCGCATCGACGAGATCGACGCGGCGATCATCGCGCTGTGGCGCGAGCGCGCCGAGCTGTCCCGCCAGGTCGGCGCGGTCCGCCTCGCCGAGGGCGGGACACGCCTGGTCCTGTCCCGGGAGACCGAGATCCTGCGACGGTTCCGGGCCGGCATCGGCGGCAGCGACGGAACGCAGCTGGGCCTGCTCGTGCTGCGCGCCGGGCGGGGCCGGCTCTGA
- the hppD gene encoding 4-hydroxyphenylpyruvate dioxygenase — MTGHFQDLTVDHVRIYCADLDPLIAQFGSYGLDVRAEGVGPGAEHSVVLGHGDIRLVLTRPGTGDHPGGMYTAQHGYGVSDIALGTADAAGAFHEAVRRGARPIAAPERTAGVVTASVAGFGDVIHTFVQREPGGPWSLPGLNPVHRPGTPGIGLRLVDHFAVCVEAGRLTEVVEHYERVFGFSAIFTERIVVGEQAMDSQVVQSAGGAVTLTVIAPDTTRRPGQIDTFLKDHGGPGVQHIAFETDDVTRSVGAMSDAGIEFLTTPAAYYERLRDRLQLTRHSVTELSRLNVLADEDHDGQLYQIFTKSTHPRGTLFFEIIERVGARTFGSGNIKALYEAVELDQAAADGR; from the coding sequence ATGACCGGCCACTTCCAGGACCTGACCGTCGACCACGTACGGATCTACTGCGCGGACCTCGACCCGTTGATCGCCCAATTCGGCAGCTACGGCCTCGACGTGCGGGCCGAGGGCGTCGGGCCGGGCGCGGAGCACTCGGTCGTTCTCGGGCACGGCGACATCCGGCTGGTGCTGACCCGGCCCGGCACCGGCGACCACCCCGGCGGGATGTACACCGCGCAGCACGGCTACGGCGTGTCCGACATCGCGCTCGGTACGGCCGACGCGGCCGGCGCCTTCCACGAGGCGGTCCGGCGCGGGGCACGGCCGATCGCCGCCCCCGAGCGGACCGCCGGCGTGGTCACCGCCTCGGTCGCCGGCTTCGGCGACGTCATCCACACCTTCGTCCAGCGCGAGCCGGGAGGACCGTGGTCGCTGCCGGGGCTGAACCCGGTGCACCGGCCCGGCACGCCCGGCATCGGCCTGCGGCTGGTCGACCACTTCGCGGTGTGCGTCGAGGCCGGCCGGCTCACCGAGGTCGTCGAGCACTACGAGCGGGTGTTCGGCTTCTCGGCCATCTTCACCGAGCGGATCGTGGTCGGCGAGCAGGCGATGGACTCCCAGGTCGTGCAGAGCGCCGGCGGGGCCGTGACGCTCACCGTGATCGCGCCGGACACCACCCGCCGGCCGGGGCAGATCGACACCTTCCTCAAGGACCACGGCGGCCCGGGGGTCCAGCACATCGCGTTCGAGACCGACGACGTGACCCGCTCGGTCGGCGCCATGAGCGACGCCGGCATCGAGTTCCTCACCACACCGGCCGCCTACTACGAGAGGCTGCGGGACCGGCTGCAGCTCACCCGGCACTCGGTCACCGAGCTGAGCCGGCTCAACGTGCTCGCCGACGAGGACCACGACGGCCAGCTCTACCAGATCTTCACCAAGTCCACGCACCCGCGGGGAACGCTGTTCTTCGAGATCATCGAGCGGGTCGGGGCCCGGACCTTCGGCTCCGGCAACATCAAGGCCCTGTACGAGGCCGTGGAGCTGGACCAGGCCGCGGCAGACGGCCGATGA
- a CDS encoding siderophore-interacting protein: protein MTRLVADGPGVRRFVPDGCTDAFVRVVFPRPGVRYPPGLDPRRIRAELPRADWPRTRTYTVRRLDPVAAELTIDFVDHGPAGLAPPWLAALRPGDPVLVQDAGGRYRPDPRAGWHLLAGDETALPAIAVTLAALAPRARAVALVEVDTAADELPLCSAADVDLRWVHRCRGGDLVEAVRDLRFAPGAVQAFVHGEGGAVQHLRRHLLRDRAVAPRLLSASGYWRRGLDDEQWRARKAAMASPVPAAGGR from the coding sequence ATGACCAGGCTGGTCGCGGATGGGCCGGGGGTCCGCCGATTCGTGCCGGACGGCTGCACCGACGCCTTCGTCCGCGTCGTCTTCCCCCGGCCCGGCGTGCGCTACCCGCCCGGCCTGGACCCGCGCCGGATCCGCGCCGAGCTGCCCCGCGCGGACTGGCCCCGCACCCGCACCTACACCGTGCGGCGCCTCGACCCGGTGGCCGCCGAACTGACCATCGACTTCGTCGACCACGGCCCGGCCGGGCTCGCCCCGCCGTGGCTGGCCGCGCTGCGGCCCGGCGACCCGGTCCTGGTCCAGGACGCCGGCGGCCGGTACCGGCCGGACCCGCGGGCCGGCTGGCACCTGCTGGCCGGCGACGAGACGGCGCTGCCGGCCATCGCCGTGACGCTGGCCGCCCTGGCGCCGCGGGCCCGGGCGGTGGCCCTGGTGGAGGTGGACACCGCCGCCGACGAGCTGCCGCTGTGCAGCGCCGCCGATGTCGACCTGCGCTGGGTGCACCGGTGCCGGGGCGGCGATCTGGTCGAGGCGGTGCGCGATCTGCGGTTCGCGCCCGGCGCGGTCCAGGCGTTCGTGCACGGCGAGGGCGGGGCCGTCCAGCACCTGCGCCGCCACCTGCTGCGGGACCGCGCGGTGGCGCCGCGGCTGCTGTCGGCCTCCGGGTACTGGCGCCGCGGGTTGGACGACGAGCAGTGGCGCGCGCGCAAGGCCGCGATGGCGTCGCCGGTCCCCGCCGCGGGCGGCCGGTGA
- a CDS encoding prephenate dehydrogenase, with product MRTLLVIGTGLIGTSVALAARRAGVAVFLADRDVAAARVAEALGAGLAEPPRRPVDLALVAVPPAQVGPVLRDAQANRAAHSYTDVAGVKGQPERDVLRLASDPASYVGGHPMAGRERSGPLAATADLFAGKTWVLTPNERTGAAALERATTLAEICGAAPVRLDSRAHDTVVALTSHVPHLMASLTAARLLHGPAATEALVGQGVRDVTRIAAGDPALWTDIVRSNAPAVAAVLRGVRDDLTRLLAATDILAGHHPGGRAQAEHTVTDLLERGVAGAARTRPPAGAPEGFAVLRVVLDGRPGSLARLLEAVAAHGGSARRAGAAPGPDAALAVDVELPAAGADAAAAALAAAGWAVSRPGLASAARRGPHR from the coding sequence GTGCGCACTCTTCTCGTGATCGGAACCGGACTGATCGGTACGTCGGTGGCGCTGGCCGCGCGTCGCGCCGGGGTGGCGGTGTTCCTCGCCGACCGCGACGTCGCCGCGGCCCGGGTCGCCGAGGCGCTCGGCGCGGGCCTGGCCGAGCCGCCCCGCCGGCCGGTGGATCTCGCGCTCGTCGCGGTGCCGCCCGCCCAGGTCGGCCCGGTGCTGCGGGACGCGCAGGCCAATCGCGCGGCGCACAGCTACACCGACGTGGCCGGGGTCAAGGGGCAGCCGGAACGCGACGTCCTGCGGCTGGCCAGCGACCCGGCGTCGTACGTCGGCGGGCACCCGATGGCCGGGCGGGAACGTTCCGGCCCGCTGGCCGCCACGGCCGACCTGTTCGCCGGCAAGACCTGGGTGCTCACCCCGAACGAGCGCACCGGCGCCGCGGCGCTGGAGCGCGCCACCACGCTCGCCGAGATCTGCGGTGCGGCGCCGGTGCGGCTGGACAGCCGGGCGCACGACACCGTGGTGGCGCTGACCTCGCACGTCCCGCATCTGATGGCCAGCCTCACCGCGGCCCGCCTGCTGCACGGGCCGGCCGCCACCGAGGCGCTGGTGGGCCAGGGGGTCCGTGACGTCACCCGGATCGCGGCCGGCGACCCGGCGCTGTGGACCGACATCGTCCGGTCGAACGCGCCGGCGGTCGCCGCCGTGCTGCGCGGCGTCCGCGACGACCTCACCCGGCTCCTCGCCGCCACCGACATCCTGGCCGGCCACCACCCGGGCGGGCGGGCCCAGGCCGAGCACACCGTCACCGACCTGCTGGAGCGAGGCGTCGCCGGGGCGGCCCGGACCCGGCCGCCCGCCGGGGCGCCGGAGGGCTTCGCCGTGCTCCGGGTGGTCCTCGACGGCCGCCCCGGCAGCCTGGCCCGCCTGCTGGAGGCGGTCGCGGCGCACGGCGGCAGCGCGCGCCGGGCCGGCGCGGCGCCCGGACCGGATGCCGCCCTGGCCGTCGATGTGGAGCTACCGGCGGCCGGGGCCGACGCGGCGGCGGCCGCGCTCGCCGCGGCCGGCTGGGCGGTCAGCCGCCCCGGCCTCGCCTCCGCGGCGCGCCGAGGGCCGCACCGCTGA
- a CDS encoding MBL fold metallo-hydrolase → MGVNEPVRLRSNAIIEPLVDRFYAWLHTVAPVPAALHLADFQVPLLESYLRDPRARAAAGAGPAPTGGHLAELDETGGMEIAALLDGIKRDRADMLGLAAAVTEAEDLLQRYGRTPPHPGLPAALHGLVQPVSGPGRQPAIRVLESLAYDSRYYDERRQSVRLSLDDGAERPGILGTPRLPRPGALDLAVPFRHAGLDELFAARLRPTTLSRLREALELDDTRAGRLRALLTTEPGTAPERHLDAGGRIRFFGHACLLFQTPEAAVITDPFISADNRHGDRYTFDDLPDHIDLAVITQGRPDHVVLETLLQLRSRIGAMVVPRSSRGNLHDPSIGRCLRALGFPVIEVDDFDEVPFPGGRVVAAPFLDEHGEPDVRAKSTYLVQLAGASVFVGADSSGVDPVAYRLMRRQLGRVDLAFLGMRRDNAPPARPAGQTRGRSGCDARQAAAIMQELGADEGYVYVMGEQPWQRHVMAAAGHRDPGRRTQIDEFLGWCRERGITAERLLHRREWRW, encoded by the coding sequence ATGGGCGTCAACGAGCCGGTCCGGCTCCGCTCCAACGCGATCATCGAGCCACTGGTCGACCGGTTCTACGCCTGGTTGCACACCGTGGCCCCGGTCCCGGCGGCCCTGCACCTCGCCGATTTCCAGGTCCCGCTGCTGGAGTCGTACCTGCGCGATCCGCGGGCGCGCGCGGCGGCCGGGGCCGGCCCGGCGCCGACCGGCGGACACCTCGCCGAGCTCGACGAGACAGGCGGCATGGAGATCGCCGCGCTGCTGGACGGCATCAAGCGCGACCGGGCCGACATGCTCGGGCTCGCGGCCGCCGTGACCGAGGCCGAGGACCTGCTGCAGCGGTACGGCCGCACGCCGCCGCACCCGGGGCTGCCCGCCGCGCTGCACGGCCTGGTCCAGCCGGTGTCCGGCCCGGGCCGGCAGCCGGCGATCCGCGTCCTCGAATCGCTGGCATACGACAGCCGGTACTACGACGAGCGCCGGCAGTCGGTACGGCTGTCGCTCGACGACGGCGCCGAGCGGCCCGGCATCCTCGGCACGCCACGGCTGCCCCGGCCCGGGGCGCTCGACCTGGCGGTCCCGTTCCGGCACGCCGGCCTGGACGAACTCTTCGCGGCCCGGCTGCGGCCCACCACGTTGTCGCGGCTGCGCGAGGCGCTGGAGCTCGACGACACCCGGGCCGGCCGGCTGCGGGCGCTGCTGACCACCGAGCCCGGCACCGCACCGGAGCGGCACCTCGACGCGGGTGGCCGGATCCGCTTCTTCGGGCACGCCTGCCTGCTGTTCCAGACGCCGGAGGCCGCGGTGATCACCGATCCGTTCATCAGCGCCGACAACCGGCACGGTGACCGGTACACCTTCGACGACCTGCCGGACCACATCGACCTGGCGGTCATCACGCAAGGCCGCCCGGACCACGTGGTGCTGGAGACGCTGCTGCAACTACGCTCCCGGATCGGCGCGATGGTGGTTCCCCGGTCCTCGCGCGGCAACCTGCACGATCCGTCGATCGGCCGGTGTCTCAGGGCGCTGGGCTTCCCGGTGATCGAGGTGGACGACTTCGACGAGGTGCCGTTCCCCGGTGGCCGGGTGGTCGCCGCGCCGTTCCTGGACGAGCACGGCGAGCCGGACGTCCGCGCCAAGTCGACGTACCTGGTGCAGCTGGCCGGGGCGAGCGTCTTCGTCGGCGCCGACTCCTCGGGCGTCGATCCGGTGGCGTACCGCTTGATGCGCCGGCAGCTCGGCCGGGTGGACCTCGCGTTCCTCGGTATGCGACGGGACAACGCGCCACCGGCCCGGCCGGCGGGCCAGACGCGCGGGCGTTCCGGCTGCGACGCACGGCAGGCCGCCGCGATCATGCAGGAGCTCGGCGCGGACGAGGGCTACGTCTACGTCATGGGGGAACAGCCCTGGCAGCGTCACGTCATGGCGGCCGCCGGCCACCGGGACCCGGGCCGCCGGACGCAGATCGACGAGTTCCTCGGCTGGTGCCGGGAGCGCGGCATCACCGCCGAGCGCCTGCTGCACCGACGCGAGTGGCGCTGGTAG
- a CDS encoding cation:proton antiporter: protein MSFEAPPSSLGGHALLAFLIAVATLLLVAHLLARLAERVRMPAVVGELATGVILGPSLLGHLLPGLTDWVFPPGTDQMHLLDAVGQIGILLLVGLTGTHLDVAMVRRRKATAARISLGGLLLPLALGVGVGYQLAGWLSGAVVGDRLVFAGFMGVAMCVTAIPVIAKTLSDMRLLHRDVGQMTLAAGTIDDAVGWFLLSVVSMAATAGLTTGHVVQAVAYLLGFVVLAVLLGRPLVRRVMRLADRGEGSGSSIVTAVVVVLTGAAITQALGMEPVFGAFVAGILVGLPAAANQAKLAALRTVVLSVLAPLFLATAGFRMDLTALADPQVAIAAVLVLAIAIVGKFAGAYAGARLSRLSRWEGLAIGAGMNSRGVVEVVVALTGLRLGVLNTATYTIVVLVAIVTSVMAPPLLRYACARIAQNEDERLRKLHHDTWNGVPAGAGQSPSPAGEQA from the coding sequence ATGTCCTTCGAAGCGCCGCCGTCGTCACTGGGCGGCCATGCCCTGCTCGCTTTCCTGATCGCGGTGGCGACGCTGCTGCTGGTCGCCCACCTGCTGGCCCGCCTGGCGGAACGGGTGCGGATGCCGGCCGTCGTGGGTGAGCTGGCCACCGGCGTCATCCTGGGCCCGTCCCTGCTGGGCCACCTGCTGCCCGGACTGACCGACTGGGTCTTCCCGCCCGGCACCGACCAGATGCACCTGCTCGACGCGGTAGGTCAGATCGGCATCCTGCTCCTGGTCGGACTCACCGGCACCCACCTGGACGTCGCCATGGTGCGGCGGCGCAAGGCCACCGCCGCGCGGATCAGCCTGGGCGGCCTGCTGCTGCCGCTGGCTCTCGGGGTCGGCGTCGGCTACCAGCTGGCCGGCTGGCTCAGCGGCGCCGTGGTCGGTGACCGGCTGGTCTTCGCCGGATTCATGGGCGTCGCGATGTGCGTGACAGCCATCCCGGTGATCGCCAAAACCCTCTCCGACATGCGGCTGCTGCACCGCGACGTGGGCCAGATGACGCTGGCGGCGGGCACCATCGACGACGCGGTCGGCTGGTTCCTGCTGTCCGTGGTGTCGATGGCCGCGACCGCCGGGCTCACCACCGGACACGTCGTCCAGGCGGTCGCCTACCTGCTCGGCTTCGTCGTCCTCGCGGTTCTGCTCGGCCGGCCGCTGGTCCGCCGCGTCATGCGGCTGGCCGACCGCGGCGAGGGATCCGGCTCCAGCATCGTCACCGCGGTCGTCGTCGTCCTGACCGGCGCGGCGATCACCCAGGCGCTGGGCATGGAGCCGGTCTTCGGCGCCTTCGTGGCGGGCATCCTGGTCGGGCTGCCCGCGGCGGCGAACCAGGCGAAGCTGGCGGCGCTGCGCACGGTCGTGCTCAGCGTGCTGGCGCCGCTCTTCCTCGCCACGGCCGGCTTCCGGATGGACCTGACCGCGCTGGCCGACCCGCAGGTCGCGATCGCCGCGGTGCTCGTGCTGGCCATCGCCATCGTCGGCAAGTTCGCCGGGGCGTACGCCGGGGCCCGCCTCAGCCGGCTGTCCCGCTGGGAGGGCCTGGCGATCGGCGCCGGGATGAACTCGCGCGGCGTGGTCGAGGTGGTGGTGGCGCTCACCGGCCTGCGACTGGGCGTGCTGAACACCGCCACCTACACGATCGTCGTCCTGGTCGCCATCGTCACCTCGGTGATGGCCCCGCCGCTGCTGCGCTACGCCTGTGCCCGCATCGCCCAGAACGAGGACGAGCGGCTGCGCAAGCTGCACCACGACACCTGGAACGGCGTCCCGGCCGGCGCCGGCCAGTCCCCCTCACCCGCAGGAGAGCAGGCATGA
- the folE gene encoding GTP cyclohydrolase I FolE — protein MTVTAKHVGNTRPAPDLATATAAAATFLDALGVDLSPESLQETPARMARAYADLLTAREFKLTTFDNDEGYDELVMARNIPIRSVCEHHLLPFIGVAHVGYLPAARILGLSKLARVVEMFAHGTQVQERLTKQIADWLIKELEPNGVGVVIEAEHLCMTLRGVQAVGANTITSSMLGVLRDDARSRGEFLAAAGLGGR, from the coding sequence ATGACCGTCACGGCGAAGCACGTCGGGAACACCCGGCCGGCGCCCGACCTGGCGACCGCGACCGCGGCCGCGGCGACCTTCCTCGACGCGCTCGGCGTCGACCTGAGCCCGGAGAGCCTGCAGGAGACCCCGGCCCGGATGGCCCGGGCGTACGCCGACCTGCTCACCGCCCGCGAGTTCAAGCTCACCACGTTCGACAACGACGAGGGCTACGACGAGCTGGTGATGGCCCGCAACATCCCGATCCGCTCGGTGTGCGAGCACCACCTGCTGCCCTTCATCGGCGTCGCGCACGTCGGCTACCTGCCCGCCGCCCGCATCCTCGGACTGTCCAAGCTGGCCCGGGTCGTCGAGATGTTCGCGCACGGCACCCAGGTGCAGGAACGGCTGACCAAGCAGATCGCCGACTGGCTGATCAAGGAGCTGGAGCCGAACGGGGTGGGCGTGGTGATCGAGGCCGAGCACCTGTGCATGACGTTGCGCGGGGTGCAGGCGGTCGGCGCGAACACCATCACCTCGTCCATGCTCGGCGTGCTGCGCGACGACGCGCGGTCGCGCGGCGAGTTCCTGGCCGCCGCCGGGCTGGGCGGGCGCTGA